CGTAAATCTCTCGACATTGAAAGACCTACTTACACCAATCTTAACAGGCTTATTTCTCAGGTATTTTATTTGTAGCATCACACTGTTTTCCTATTTTGAAATGAtttgtttgatatatttatGAGATGGACTAAAATATTGGTTGATTCTGTAGGTTATCTCATCGCTGACAGCTTCTCTGCGTTTCGATGGTGCTTTGAATGTGGATGTAAATGAGTTCCAAACTAACTTGGTTCCATACCCAAGGATTCATTTCATGCTTTCCTCATATGCGCCTGTGATCTCTGCTGAGAAGGCCTACCATGAGCAACTTTCTGTTGCTGAAATTACTAATACTGCATTTGAGCCATCGTCTATGATGGTCAAGTGTGACCCACGCCATGGGAAATACATGGCCTGCTGCTTGATGTACAGAGGTGATGTTGTGCCCAAGGATGTAAACGCGGCTGTAGCCACAATTAAGACCAAGAGGACCATTCAATTTGTGGACTGGTGCCCAACTGGGTTCAAATGTGGTATCAATTACCAGCCACCAACTGTTGTCCCTGGTGGAGACTTAGCCAAGGTGCAGAGGGCTGTTTGTATGATTTCAAACTCGACTAGTGTTGCTGAGGTCTTCTCAAGAATTGACCACAAGTTCGATTTAATGTACGCGAAGAGGGCTTTTGTTCACTGGTATGTGGGTGAAGGTATGGAGGAAGGAGAGTTCTCTGAGGCTAGAGAAGATTTGGCTGCGCTTGAAAAGGACTATGAGGAAGTTGGATGCGAGTCTGGTGATGGTGAagatgatgaaaatgaagagtATTAGGTTCATTTCTCCATGTATTTTTCTTGGATGATTATGTAGCCAATGGTCTCATTGGTACCTAAAATTAGAAGTGGTTCATATTCAGTAGGTTCATGTAACTTTCTTCTGAATATGTACTTTGCTATTTTCAACTTCTTAATCTCTCTGTTGTCTTATCAAATATTCAATTATCTCAACTAATTTATTGGAAGTCATCAATTCTTTCCAAatacattgatgttgatatattcaccATACTAACGTACGTGTTCATTAACTTTTTGTACATTGACGGGTAAGTAATCACTACACTATTCTCTTAACTTTGCTTATCAACTACGTTTTTggtatttcaatattttaatatacataGTGGAAGTTGGAGATTCCGTCTATTTTCTTCCTACGTATTATACTGTACATCAAAATATACATTAACGGAAGTGATAAGATAGTAACTTCATCTCCATCTCTATTTACGTCATCCCTTTTTCCTGTAGGCGGTGTATGGCCCTATTCCCAAGCATAGATTAAATCTTCCTGTTCCAATCAAGCAGAATTATTATTAACCTGTTAATTTACAACATTTTTCGTATTCTACAAAGCGAATAAAGATTCTAcagtaaaaaattatactacTACTAATCGTTCTTTTGATATATCAACAAGTGGTAAAGTAAAAAATGTTAAACCAAACTAaggagatttttaaaaaaacgcTCTACCTTGAACAGAGACCAGTTCCGAAGgaaattcaattgaatttcaaaagaagagaaaaaagtcCATTAAAACCCCTGCCGGACGCTATATTAGAAATTCAAAGACCAAAGAGTACTTGTGCATTCACCGCGTttataaaaaattgtcaaaatctATAGTTTAATCTCAAATTTTGAATCCGTCTCTAATCTGACTagagaaaaaatggaaaataaacAAGAAAGGATAGTCGAACTCACCTAGGTAGCAGACTTGATTGGCGTTTTTCCACCAAGTGGTGAAGCAGGCAACATAGGCCTAGAAGACAACATAAAAACAGAAGCAACATCCTGATCAACAACTCTCTCCCTAAGCTTCTTAGCTATATCTTCCCCAAGCTGTGAATCTTCTGCTCTAATTCTCATAATTTGGCTATGAATATATGCATTCATTTTGCTAGCACGACTATACTCAATCTCTCTTTCTTGATTAGTCTCCATTTGTGAGTGTTGATATATCATTATGGATCCAAATTTATATTGAGGAAAAAGGATAGATGAATATTTGAGGCAAGCAAGTGATGgtaaagaaaacaaaactaTGCCGCTTTGGTTTGTCATGGTTATATTGGGAGTATTTATACTAGTTATACATGTGTCCTCTCTTAATTACAAATGATAATCATAAAATTTGTGCTGCATCGGTGGGCCGGTGGGAAGCTGACTTACCTGTTGAGTTACGCATTTTAGGTGGAGCTAAAATTAAGCCTTTTTTCAACTTGTTGACACATGTATAGCCCCTtgcctaatttttttaatttacacaTCTACTTCATTTGTTGACAAGTCATATATGCTATCTCATCGTCTCATTTTTAttgtgattttataaaaaatatttgttgacAAGTCATATATACTATCTCATCGTCTCATTTTAATTGtgatttgataaaaattttttaaataattaaagttttttttaattaaaaagatattaaattaCTCTTTAACTTTACgatcttaaatatatattacttgaaaaattaatttattttaagctcATTTTATAAACTAACAAAAGTATTATTTAATCTATTCATATTTCAAAGTTCAAACTAGCGGTTTGAATATAATTGACTAAATTGAGAATAGCAGTATATTTGTTGAAAGGTTATATGTATTACTCTTCATAAGGACTTAAGTTTAAAGCAgatattgattgaattaaaCAAATAGCATCTTGGTTTCACATATAGATATTCTCTACTAAtcttttttaaatgaataatggaACGTCTAATCATGAAGTTAGTCGATacatttgaatataaaaaaacatgtgAGGATCTTGAATATAGCCTAAGTGGGCTACAAATATTGGATGGGAGGTCTATATCAAATCTGCACAGTCCCAATAGAGTTGCCAAACAATCAAGAAACTGATGAAgacaaatatttttacaataattCAACTACTAGTGGTGTCCAAATTGCAAGGGAATTGCAATTATGGGTGGGTCAAATGGTCATACAAGGATTTCTACGTGAGAGGAGATTGGAAAACAAGTGGCATCTTTTTTAgctattaaataaaaaaaattagaatatgaTAGATATTTCAGAATTAGGCTTTAAATTTTGACAATCGCTATCTATAATATATCAACATATTTGGATTACCAGACACGTGGAATTATTGGAAGGTTCAAAAAACTTCTGTTCTTAGGCAATTGCGTATTAACCTAATACTGGTAAATCAAGTCATTTGTTAccgtttatttttttttttactttaattatcgtatattttgttataattatctttgataatttgtgatgattttattctttttcttgacTGCTTTAACTTAAAAATGAAGTCTGctttgacttaaaaataaagtttacataatttatttcaGAATTCGaactcataaaaatatattgaaaatgatatttattGTGTCAAACTCAGTAGATAGATAGACAAAATGATTTTCCATGATTTTGTGTCAAACTCAAAATTGTTCAGTACTCTTCATCCTCTTTCTCAGTGTTCATTGAAATGACAAGCAGCAGCCACCTTAAAAGTGGACTTTAGGATTCTATTGGTTGATGACTATTCAATAATGCATCTAAAGAGACTTA
This window of the Solanum pennellii chromosome 2, SPENNV200 genome carries:
- the LOC107011400 gene encoding tubulin alpha chain; the encoded protein is MRECISIHIGQAGIQVGNACWELYCLEHGIKPDGQMPGDVTVGGGDDAFNTFFSETGAGKHVPRAVFVDLEPTVIDEVRTGTYRQLFHPEQLISGKEDAANNFARGHYTIGKEIVDLCLDRIRKLADNCTGLQGFLVFHAVGGGTGSGLGSLLLERLSVDYGKKSKLGFTIYPSPQVSTAVVEPYNSVLSTHSLLEHTDVAILLDNEAIYDICRKSLDIERPTYTNLNRLISQVISSLTASLRFDGALNVDVNEFQTNLVPYPRIHFMLSSYAPVISAEKAYHEQLSVAEITNTAFEPSSMMVKCDPRHGKYMACCLMYRGDVVPKDVNAAVATIKTKRTIQFVDWCPTGFKCGINYQPPTVVPGGDLAKVQRAVCMISNSTSVAEVFSRIDHKFDLMYAKRAFVHWYVGEGMEEGEFSEAREDLAALEKDYEEVGCESGDGEDDENEEY